In one Gadus morhua chromosome 7, gadMor3.0, whole genome shotgun sequence genomic region, the following are encoded:
- the oatx gene encoding solute carrier family 22 member 6 isoform X2, whose protein sequence is MGFVDLLDQIGGFGRFQWLHVTLISLPGLLMASQNLLNNFVAGMPAHHCTPSANHSIPYQYNHSATMVTERQLLRVFIPLDASGTSLDKCRRYVTPQWHQLLMNSTAPPADLTSAVETEACLDGWTFDQSEFDSTIVTEWDLVCSLRPLKQMSQTIYMGGVLAGAIIFGGLSDRFGRKVILSWSYLQLAILGSCTALSPSYAIFCTLRFLSGMSVSGIILNSVSLKVEWIPTSSRTLVGTLSSFFFTFGQMILAGLGFWLRDWRKLQVAVCLPYFLFSFYSWWLTESARWLVLNRRSEEALKSIQQVARINGKKDVNITLEVLHSHMNKEIVASKSSYSAYDLLRTGGMRRISVCLVAVWFSTSFAYYGLAMDLQKFGVNVYLMQIIFGAVDIPAKLLALLMLTFLGRRVTQAACLFLSALVIFINIFVPTDMQTLRTTLACLGKGFTSSSFTCVYLYTGELYPTVVRQTGMGFVSVINFESINK, encoded by the exons ATGGGCTTCGTTGACCTACTGGACCAg ATAGGAGGATTCGGCCGGTTTCAGTGGCTTCATGTCACCCTCATTAGCCTACCTGGGCTGCTGATGGCCAGCCAGAATCTACTGAATAACTTTGTCGCAGGGATGCCTGCCCACCACTGCActccatcagccaatcacagcattCCCTACCAATACAACCATTCTGCTACCATG GTGACTGAGCGGCAGCTTCTAAGGGTCTTCATCCCGCTGGACGCCTCCGGAACGTCGCTGGACAAATGTAGGAG GTATGTGACACCCCAGTGGCACCAGCTGCTGATGAactcaacagcgccccctgctgaccTCACCTCGGCGGTAGAGACGGAGGCCTGTCTGGACGGATGGACCTTCGACCAATCAGAGTTCGACTCCACCATAGTCACAGAG TGGGACTTGGTATGTTCCTTAAGACCTCTGAAGCAGATGAGCCAGACCATCTACATGGGGGGGGTCCTGGCTGGGGCCATCATCTTTGGAGGACTCTCCGACAg gtttggtAGGAAGGTGATCCTCAGCTGGTCCTACCTCCAGCTGGCGATCCTGGGCAGCTGCACGGCCCTGTCTCCCAGCTACGCCATCTTCTGCACCCTGCGCTTCCTCAGTGGGATGTCTGTGTCCGGCATCATCCTCAACTCCGTCTCACTCA AGGTGGAGTGGATACCTACCAGTTCGAGGACCTTGGTTGGTACTCTGTCATCTTTCTTCTTCACCTTCGGTCAGATGATCTTGGCGGGCCTTGGCTTTTGGCTGAGGGATTGGAGGAAGCTACAGGTGGCCGTGTGTCTTCCCTACTTCCTGTTCTCCTTCTACAGCTG GTGGCTTACGGAGTCAGCCCGCTGGTTGGTTCTGAACCGGCGGTCTGAGGAGGCTCTGAAGAGCATCCAGCAAGTCGCCCGCATCAACGGGAAGAAGGACGTCAACATCACCCTGGAg gttctcCACTCCCACATGAACAAGGAGATCGTCGCCAGTAAGAGCAGCTACAGCGCCTACGACCTCCTACGGACTGGAGGCATGAGGCGCATCTCAGTTTGTCTGGTGGCTGTCTG GTTTTCCACCAGTTTTGCATATTATGGTCTGGCCATGGACCTCCAGAAGTTTGGA GTGAACGTGTACCTGATGCAGATCATATTTGGGGCTGTTGATATTCCGGCCAAGCTGCTGGCCCTCCTCATGCTGACGTTCCTGGGCCGGCGTGTCACCCAGGCagcctgcctcttcctctccgcCCTCGTCATCTTCATTAACATCTTCGTCCCCAcag ACATGCAGACGCTGAGAACCACTCTGGCCTGTCTGGGGAAAGGTTTCACCTCATCCTCCTTCACCTGCGTCTACCTGTACACTGGAGAACTGTACCCCACGGTCGTCAG GCAGACTGGGATGGGCTTCGTCTCCGTCATCAATTttgaatcaataaataaataa